A region of the Acidobacteriota bacterium genome:
TGCTTCTGCTCCTCGGAACCGTAGGCGTGGATCGGAAACATCACCAGGGAGGTCTGCACTGAAACGAAGGAGCGCACGCCGCTGTCACCCCGTTCGAGTTCCTGGCAGATCAGGCCGTAGGCCGTGCGGCTGGCTCCCGCACAGCCATAACCCTCGAGGTAGGACCCGAAGAGCCCCATCTCGGCCATCTGGGGCACCAGTTCCATGGGAAAGCGGTCTTCCTGGTAGGCGTCGCCGATGATGGGCAGCACCTTGTCGTTGACGAAGGCCCGCACGCTGTCGCGGATCATCCGCTCTTCTTCGGTGTAGGTCGCCCCCAGATCGAGGAAGTCCACGCCGCGGGAACGGCTGCCAGTGGCCGGAATGCCCATCACTCCTCCCCTTCCTGCATCACGTTCTTCTCGAGCACCAGGCGAGGCACGGGGCGGAAACCCGACTTGCCGAAAAAGGCCAACAGGTCCAGTTCGTCCCAGGCCAGCTCGGTGCGCAAGGTGGCCAGGCGCAACCCCCGCAGGTTCTGCAGCAGCTGGCCGAGCATGGCCGTGGCTATGCCTCGCCTGCCGAAGCTCCGGTCGACGAGTACCGTGTCGAGGATCGCCACCGGCTCCGGCTGTCCGAACTCGCCGTATTGTACCGAGCCCATCAGGGCACCGACCAGGACGCCGTCCACCTCGGCTCCCAGGGAAATCCGCACATCGGACTCTTCGAGGGCCCGGCGCAGCTTGCCTTCGTACCAGGCCCGACGGTTGCGGCCGCTGGCGGCCTGGTCCATCTTCACCAGCCGCGGCAGGTCCTCGGCCCGCAAGAAGCGAATCAAGTACTCCTCGTTTTCCCTCACGCCGTCCATGCCGCCTCTCCTCCACCGATCTTCCGGTGCCGGAACGCGCCCCACAAGGCTGCCCCCAGGGCTCCCGCGAAGATACCCAGGGGGTGGGTCGTGACCTCCATCTTCCGGCCGTTTTTGGCCGCCGCCCTGTCCAGTTCGTCCCGCAGGGCACCGAGCAGCCCTTCGTCCGCCGACAGGCCTCCACTGACGAAAACCGCGCCGTCGAATTCCAGCGAGCGTAGCAGCCGGGCGAAACGTCCCGCCATGCTCTCATGAATGCCGCGCAAGATGTCCTCCGTGGCGATGCCCCGGGAGACCATGTTGATCACGTCGGTCTCCGCCAGCACCGCGCAGATGGAGGAAACCTTCTCCGGGGACTTGGCGCCGAGGGAAAGCGAACCCACTTCGGCCTGGGAGACTCCGAGGTAGCGCGCGATATTCTCGAGGAATTGCCCCGATCCCGAGGCGCACTGGCTGGTCATCTTGTAGCCCAGCACCTTGCCCCGATGATCCATCGCCACCGCCCGGGAGTGCAGCGCGCCCACGTCCAACACCGCCCGAGCCCGAGGCTCGAGGTAGAGCGCGCCCCGGGCATGGGTGGTCATACCGTAGAAATGGCCGGTGGCGAAGGGAATGTCCTCCCCTTCACCGGTGCTGGCCACGTAGTGGATGCGACGGACCCCCGACTCGGCGATCGCCGTGGTCCACACCTCCTCCACCACCTGGACCATGTCCCGGCGCCGGATCCGCGCCGAGACCTTGGCCAGGATGTCGCTTTCGCCCTGCGCGGGACAATGCATGATCACGCCCTTGACGGCGCCGCTGCCGACATCGATACCTGCGGTGATGCACATCAGTTCACCATCCTGTGAGCGAAGAGGGCCGCGCCCAGGGCGCCGGTGTAGATGCTGTCCGGAGAGATGTTGAGGGTCTTCCGGCCGTAGTTCTCGCGCACCAGGTCGCGAAGCGCCGTCACCGCCGCCCGGTTGTTGGCCACGCCCCCGGTGAAGGTGAATTCATCATCCACGCCACCGGACCGGGCCAGCAGGCTCATCGCCCGCAGGATGATCGCCCGGTGGAGACCGGCGAGGATGTCTTCACGCTTTTCCCCCAGGCTCAGCCGTTCCCGCAGCTCGGCACCGGCGAAGACCGTACAGGTCGAATTGATCTTCACGCAGCGGGTGGACTTCTCGGCCATCGGTCCCAGCTCGTGCAAGCCGATGTTCATCTCGTCGGCGATGTAGCCGAGATAGCGCCCACAGCCTGCCGCGCAGCGATCGTTCATCTGGAAGCTGGTGACGATGCCCTGGTCATCGACCTGGATCGCCTTGGTATCCTGTCCCCCGATGTCGAGGACCGTGCGGGTACCGGGGAACATGGCGTGGGCCCCCAGGCCGTGGCAGAGGATTTCGGAGCGGATCTGCTCCCTGGGAAAGGGCAGCCGCGCCCGGCCATAGCCGGTGCCCACGCTGGCCACCTCCTCGATCCCGGTCGAGGCCGCCACCTCCACCGCCCGCTCGAGAGTCTCCCGCTTGCCGACCCGACCGAGAGCCGAGCGAATGTGCCCTTCGAAACTCAACTCGAGCGGCTCGTTCTCGACGCGGATGATGCACTTGTCGTAGAGGCCCACGAGAATGTCGAAACTCACGCCACCGGGCTCGCCGATCTCCTCGGCGATGCGGGTGTAAGCCGAGCCGGCGGCGTCACGAAAGAAGGCTGAGCGTCGAGGTGGATCGAGTTCCCTGAAACGCTGCTCTTCTTCCTTTTCGATACGCTCGAA
Encoded here:
- a CDS encoding GNAT family N-acetyltransferase; its protein translation is MDGVRENEEYLIRFLRAEDLPRLVKMDQAASGRNRRAWYEGKLRRALEESDVRISLGAEVDGVLVGALMGSVQYGEFGQPEPVAILDTVLVDRSFGRRGIATAMLGQLLQNLRGLRLATLRTELAWDELDLLAFFGKSGFRPVPRLVLEKNVMQEGEE
- the bcrD gene encoding benzoyl-CoA reductase subunit D, with the translated sequence MCITAGIDVGSGAVKGVIMHCPAQGESDILAKVSARIRRRDMVQVVEEVWTTAIAESGVRRIHYVASTGEGEDIPFATGHFYGMTTHARGALYLEPRARAVLDVGALHSRAVAMDHRGKVLGYKMTSQCASGSGQFLENIARYLGVSQAEVGSLSLGAKSPEKVSSICAVLAETDVINMVSRGIATEDILRGIHESMAGRFARLLRSLEFDGAVFVSGGLSADEGLLGALRDELDRAAAKNGRKMEVTTHPLGIFAGALGAALWGAFRHRKIGGGEAAWTA
- a CDS encoding BadF/BadG/BcrA/BcrD ATPase family protein, whose amino-acid sequence is MKCVIGIDLGSTTTKAVILDESGGILGRGITNSRSNYDLAAAVARSEAYTSARFDLLSRAAEEDQVKPTLIERLLRAFRLEQRLHQLRRLRELVLEEVHSGRLGDLAGPTEQKVDIIFERIEKEEEQRFRELDPPRRSAFFRDAAGSAYTRIAEEIGEPGGVSFDILVGLYDKCIIRVENEPLELSFEGHIRSALGRVGKRETLERAVEVAASTGIEEVASVGTGYGRARLPFPREQIRSEILCHGLGAHAMFPGTRTVLDIGGQDTKAIQVDDQGIVTSFQMNDRCAAGCGRYLGYIADEMNIGLHELGPMAEKSTRCVKINSTCTVFAGAELRERLSLGEKREDILAGLHRAIILRAMSLLARSGGVDDEFTFTGGVANNRAAVTALRDLVRENYGRKTLNISPDSIYTGALGAALFAHRMVN